One Oreochromis niloticus isolate F11D_XX linkage group LG16, O_niloticus_UMD_NMBU, whole genome shotgun sequence genomic window carries:
- the si:ch211-184m13.4 gene encoding G-protein coupled receptor 183 isoform X2, with protein sequence MAGGNMTLDSVAVPSNQSSCDVFVYQRAAVVLFPIFYSVVFIISTCGNSLVLRVICQRKQKFNSTSIYLVNLALSDALFTLALPGRITYYIRHFDWPFGDLLCKVTTLLFFTNTYAGIGFMTCISLDRYLAMVHPHRLQCLRSVKVVRRVCCLVWALVFLEVAPLLFRSMLHEHQGRRTCMEYFNFEGSRFTPYLLLLACVVSFCCPLTIIMCCYAKINIKLRDAAKKNSVTGRSRRNHRANTIILLILLTFIVCFSPYHINVIQFMARKIHHQPTCEELRAFKVSLQITVSLMNFNCCLDPVIYFFAIKTYKKRVMSLFKDYLYTSGASSKMTAENSSSNT encoded by the exons ATGGCTGGTGGAAACATGACCCTGGACTCTGTTGCAGTTCCATCAAaccagagcagctgtgatgtgTTTGTGTACCAAAGAGCCGCAGTGGTCCTTTTCCCCATTTTCTACTCTGTGGTATTCATCATCAGCACATGCGGCAACAGTTTGGTTCTCCGTGTCATCTGCCAGAGAAAACAGAAGTTCAACTCCACCTCCATTTATCTGGTCAACCTTGCTTTATCTGATGCTCTGTTCACACTGGCACTTCCTGGGAGAATTACCTACTACATCCGTCACTTTGACTGGCCTTTTGGTGACCTTCTCTGCAAAGTGACCACGCTTCTTTTCTttacaaacacatatgcag GTATCGGCTTCATGACCTGCATCAGCTTGGACAGATACCTGGCCATGGTGCATCCACACCGGCTGCAGTGTTTGAGGAGTGTAAAGGTTGTTCGAAGGGTGTGCTGCCTGGTCTGGGCTCTAGTGTTTCTGGAGGTGGCGCCTCTGCTGTTCCGCAGCATGCTGCACGAGCATCAGGGAAGACGAACCTGCATGGAGTACTTCAACTTCGAGGGCTCCCGCTTCACTCCGTATCTCCTGCTTCTGGCGTGCGTCGTGTCCTTCTGCTGCCCGCTTACCATTATCATGTGCTGCTACGCCAAGATCAACATTAAACTGCGAGATGCAGCTAAGAAGAACTCTGTAACTGGTCGCTCAAGGAGGAATCACAGGGCCAACACTATTATTCTGCTGATCCTCCTCACCTTCATCGTATGTTTTAGCCCTTATCACATCAATGTCATCCAGTTTATGGCCAGAAAAATACACCACCAGCCAACCTGTGAAGAACTGAGAGCCTTTAAGGTGTCTTTACAG ATTACCGTTTCGTTAATGAACTTCAACTGCTGCTTGGATCCAGTCATCTACTTTTTTGCCATTAAGACATACAAGAAGAGGGTGATGAGCCTGTTTAAAGACTATCTCTATACTTCCGGCGCCTCCTCCAAAATGACAGCtgagaacagcagcagcaacacctGA
- the si:ch211-184m13.4 gene encoding G-protein coupled receptor 183 isoform X1: protein MRLMRPDTSHMRPTDNAGVPCVTGKMAGGNMTLDSVAVPSNQSSCDVFVYQRAAVVLFPIFYSVVFIISTCGNSLVLRVICQRKQKFNSTSIYLVNLALSDALFTLALPGRITYYIRHFDWPFGDLLCKVTTLLFFTNTYAGIGFMTCISLDRYLAMVHPHRLQCLRSVKVVRRVCCLVWALVFLEVAPLLFRSMLHEHQGRRTCMEYFNFEGSRFTPYLLLLACVVSFCCPLTIIMCCYAKINIKLRDAAKKNSVTGRSRRNHRANTIILLILLTFIVCFSPYHINVIQFMARKIHHQPTCEELRAFKVSLQITVSLMNFNCCLDPVIYFFAIKTYKKRVMSLFKDYLYTSGASSKMTAENSSSNT from the exons TGACAGGCAAGATGGCTGGTGGAAACATGACCCTGGACTCTGTTGCAGTTCCATCAAaccagagcagctgtgatgtgTTTGTGTACCAAAGAGCCGCAGTGGTCCTTTTCCCCATTTTCTACTCTGTGGTATTCATCATCAGCACATGCGGCAACAGTTTGGTTCTCCGTGTCATCTGCCAGAGAAAACAGAAGTTCAACTCCACCTCCATTTATCTGGTCAACCTTGCTTTATCTGATGCTCTGTTCACACTGGCACTTCCTGGGAGAATTACCTACTACATCCGTCACTTTGACTGGCCTTTTGGTGACCTTCTCTGCAAAGTGACCACGCTTCTTTTCTttacaaacacatatgcag GTATCGGCTTCATGACCTGCATCAGCTTGGACAGATACCTGGCCATGGTGCATCCACACCGGCTGCAGTGTTTGAGGAGTGTAAAGGTTGTTCGAAGGGTGTGCTGCCTGGTCTGGGCTCTAGTGTTTCTGGAGGTGGCGCCTCTGCTGTTCCGCAGCATGCTGCACGAGCATCAGGGAAGACGAACCTGCATGGAGTACTTCAACTTCGAGGGCTCCCGCTTCACTCCGTATCTCCTGCTTCTGGCGTGCGTCGTGTCCTTCTGCTGCCCGCTTACCATTATCATGTGCTGCTACGCCAAGATCAACATTAAACTGCGAGATGCAGCTAAGAAGAACTCTGTAACTGGTCGCTCAAGGAGGAATCACAGGGCCAACACTATTATTCTGCTGATCCTCCTCACCTTCATCGTATGTTTTAGCCCTTATCACATCAATGTCATCCAGTTTATGGCCAGAAAAATACACCACCAGCCAACCTGTGAAGAACTGAGAGCCTTTAAGGTGTCTTTACAG ATTACCGTTTCGTTAATGAACTTCAACTGCTGCTTGGATCCAGTCATCTACTTTTTTGCCATTAAGACATACAAGAAGAGGGTGATGAGCCTGTTTAAAGACTATCTCTATACTTCCGGCGCCTCCTCCAAAATGACAGCtgagaacagcagcagcaacacctGA